From a single Thamnophis elegans isolate rThaEle1 unplaced genomic scaffold, rThaEle1.pri scaffold_59_arrow_ctg1, whole genome shotgun sequence genomic region:
- the RPS18 gene encoding 40S ribosomal protein S18: MVATPEVWVVSLRLRGRDYRRGLSRCAASFSGRVESERSRSAAMSLVIPEKFQHILRVLNTNIDGRRKIAFAITAIKGVGRRYAHVVLRKADIDLTKRAGELTEDEVERVITIMQNPRQYKIPDWFLNRQKDVKDGKYSQVLANGLDNKLREDLERLKKIRAHRGLRHFWGLRVRGQHTKTTGRRGRTVGVSKKK, translated from the exons ATGGTCGCCACACCGGAAGTGTGGGTAGTTTCACTTCGGCTTCGGGGGCGGGACTATCGTCGGGGCCTCTCGCGCTGCGCCGCTTCCTTTTCCGGCCGAGTGGAGAGCGAGAGGAGCCGGTCCGCAGCCATG TCTCTCGTGATCCCAGAGAAGTTCCAGCACATCCTGCGTGTCCTGAACACCAACATCGATGGGCGGCGCAAGATCGCCTTCGCCATCACCGCCATCAAG GGGGTGGGCAGGCGCTACGCTCACGTGGTGTTGCGGAAAGCAGACATCGACCTGACCAAGCGGGCTGGGGAGCTCACGGAGGATGAG GTCGAGCGCGTCATCACCATCATGCAGAACCCCCGGCAGTACAAGATCCCCGACTGGTTCCTCAACAGGCAGAAGGACGTCAAGGACGGCAAGTACAGCCAG GTCTTGGCCAACGGGCTGGACAACAAGCTGCGCGAGGATTTGGAGCGCCTGAAGAAGATCCGGGCCCACCGCGGCCTGCGCCACTTCTGGGG CCTCCGTGTCCGTGGCCAGCACACCAAGACCACCGGGCGCCGTGGCAGAACTGTGGGCGTCTCCAAGAAGAAGTAA
- the VPS52 gene encoding vacuolar protein sorting-associated protein 52 homolog isoform X1: MASAVGSEPEETRRRPQGHLGPGDTEEEEEGQSDEALPLNLGELDLTSEEFILDEVDIHIQANLEDALVQEALKTGVDLRQYSKQVEQELQQIENASIKDYIKESKNIASLHTQITACDAVLERMEAMLSSFQSDLSSISCEIQTLQEQSVAMNVRLRNRQAVRGRLSQLVDELVVPNVMISTILETPVTEQAFLEQLHELNNKINAVKEQAFRETMACTDVADILDKLKAKAVAKIREFILQKVYSFRKPMTNYQIPQNALLKYRFFYQFLLGHERLIAKEVRDEYVDTMSKIYLSYFKSYTNRLMKLQYEEVAEKDDLMGVEDTGKKGFFSKPSLRSRNTIFTLGNRGNVISSAELEGPIIVPHSAQKSDVRYPFESLFRSQHYALLDNSCREYLFLCDFFLVAGTPALDLFNAVMGKTLTMFLKHMDAYVSDCYDSIAVFLCIHIVLRFKALVGKRNVPAIDKYWDTLLELLWPRFEYILELNIHSIQSTDPQKLGFLDTRPHYITRRYAEFSSAIVSINQTFSHERTLALLGQLQTEVENFVLRVAAEFSSRTEQLIFLINNYDMMLGVLMERAVEESKEVEGFQQLLNARTQEFIEELLAPGFGGMIAFVKEVEGLAERGQLERLRGEEARVTQLVRGFAATWKTSVETLSQDVMRSFTNFKNGTTIIQGALTQLIQYYHRFHKVLALPPLKSLPVRSELINIHHLMVEVKKHRPNF; encoded by the exons ATGGCGTCCGCGGTGGGCTCCGAACCGGAGGAGACGCGGCGGCGCCCGCAGGGACACCTCGGCCCGGGGgacacggaggaggaggagg agggccagAGCGATGAGGCGCTGCCCCTCAACCTGGGGGAGCTGGACCTGACCTCCGAAGAGTTCATCCTGGACGAAGTGGACA ttcACATCCAAGCCAACCTGGAGGATGCCTTGGTGCAGGAGGCCCTGAAGACG GGGGTGGATCTCCGCCAGTACTCCAAGCAGGTGGAGCAGGAGCTGCAGCAGATCGAAAACGCCTCCATCAAGGACT ACATTAAGGAGAGCAAGAACATTGCCTCCCTGCACACCCAGATCACGGCCTGTGACGCCGTCCTGGAG cgCATGGAAGCCATGCTGAGCTCCTTCCAGTCCGACCTGAGCAGCATCAGCTGTGAGATCCAGACGCTGCAGGAGCAGTCAGTCGCCATGAACGTCCGGCTGCGCAACCGCCAGGCTGTCCGCGGCCGCCTCTCCCAGCTGGTGGACGAGCTGGTGGTGCCCAACGTCATGATCAG CACCATCCTGGAGACGCCGGTGACTGAGCAGGCCTTCCTGGAGCAGCTGCACGAGCTGAACAACAAGATCAACGCCGTCAAGGAGCAGGCCTTCCGCGAGACCATGGCCTGCACGGACGTGGCCGACATCCTGGACAAGCTGAAGGCCAAG GCGGTGGCCAAGATCCGAGAGTTCATCCTGCAGAAAGTCTACTCCTTCCGCAAACCCATGACCAACTACCAGATCCCCCAGAATGCCCTGCTCAAGTACAG GTTTTTCTACCAGTTCCTGCTGGGCCACGAGAGGCTCATCGCCAAGGAGGTGCGGGACGAGTACGTGGACACCATGAGCAAGATCTACCTCAGCTACTTCAAGTCCTACACCAACCGGCTGATGAAGCTCCAG TACGAGGAGGTGGCTGAAAAGGACGACCTGATGGGGGTGGAAGACACCGGCAAGAAGG GCTTCTTCTCCAAGCCGTCTCTCCGCAGCCGGAACACCATCTTCACCCTGGGCAACCGGGGGAATGTGATCAGCAGCGCCGAGCTGGAAGGACCCATCATCGTGCCCCACTCGGCACAGAAGAGCGACGTCCGG tatCCGTTTGAGTCTCTCTTTCGGAGCCAGCACTACGCCCTGCTGGACAACAGCTGCCGGGAATACCTCTTCCTCTGCGACTTCTTCCTGGTGGCCGGGACCCCCGCCCTGGACCTCTTCAATGCCGTCATGGGCAAGACCCTCACCATGTTCCTC aAGCACATGGACGCCTACGTGAGCGACTGCTACGACAGCATCGCCGTCTTTCTCTGCATCCACATCGTCCTGCGCTTCAAGGCCCTCGTGGGGAAGCGCAACGTCCCGGCCATCGACAA ATACTGGGACACGTTGCTGGAGCTGCTCTGGCCGCGATTTGAGTACATCCTGGAGCTGAACATCCACAGCATCCAGAGCACGGACCCCCAGAAGCTGGGCTTCCTGGACACGCGGCCCCACTAC ATCACCCGGCGGTACGCAGAGTTCTCCTCGGCCATCGTCAGCATCAACCAGACCTTCTCCCACGAGAGGACTTTGGCCCTGTTGGGGCAGCTTCAG ACCGAAGTGGAGAACTTTGTCCTGCGTGTGGCGGCCGAATTCTCCTCCCGCACCGAACAGCTCATCTTCCTCATCAACAACTACGACATGATGCTTGGCGTCCTGATG GAACGAGCAGTGGAGGAGAGCAAAGAGGTGGAGGGCTTCCAGCAGCTGCTCAATGCCCGGACACAG GAGTTCATCGAGGAGCTCCTGGCCCCTGGGTTCGGGGGCATGATTGCCTTCGTGAAGGAGGTGGAGGGGCTGGCTGAGCGGGGCCAGCTGGAACGCCTGCGAGGGGAGGAAG CCCGGGTGACACAGCTGGTGCGCGGCTTCGCCGCAACCTGGAAGACCTCAGTGGAGACTCTCAGCCAGGACGTCATGCGCTCCTTCACCAACTTCAAGAACGGGACCACCATCATCCAG GGGGCGCTGACACAGCTGATCCAGTACTACCACCGCTTCCACAAGGTTCTGGCGCTGCCCCCCCTCAAGTCGTTGCCCGTCCGCTCGGAGCTGATCAACATCCACCACCTGATGGTCGAGGTGAAGAAACACCGGCCCAACTTCTGA
- the VPS52 gene encoding vacuolar protein sorting-associated protein 52 homolog isoform X2: MASAVGSEPEETRRRPQGHLGPGDTEEEEGQSDEALPLNLGELDLTSEEFILDEVDIHIQANLEDALVQEALKTQGVDLRQYSKQVEQELQQIENASIKDYIKESKNIASLHTQITACDAVLERMEAMLSSFQSDLSSISCEIQTLQEQSVAMNVRLRNRQAVRGRLSQLVDELVVPNVMISTILETPVTEQAFLEQLHELNNKINAVKEQAFRETMACTDVADILDKLKAKAVAKIREFILQKVYSFRKPMTNYQIPQNALLKYRFFYQFLLGHERLIAKEVRDEYVDTMSKIYLSYFKSYTNRLMKLQYEEVAEKDDLMGVEDTGKKGFFSKPSLRSRNTIFTLGNRGNVISSAELEGPIIVPHSAQKSDVRYPFESLFRSQHYALLDNSCREYLFLCDFFLVAGTPALDLFNAVMGKTLTMFLKHMDAYVSDCYDSIAVFLCIHIVLRFKALVGKRNVPAIDKYWDTLLELLWPRFEYILELNIHSIQSTDPQKLGFLDTRPHYITRRYAEFSSAIVSINQTFSHERTLALLGQLQTEVENFVLRVAAEFSSRTEQLIFLINNYDMMLGVLMERAVEESKEVEGFQQLLNARTQEFIEELLAPGFGGMIAFVKEVEGLAERGQLERLRGEEARVTQLVRGFAATWKTSVETLSQDVMRSFTNFKNGTTIIQGALTQLIQYYHRFHKVLALPPLKSLPVRSELINIHHLMVEVKKHRPNF, from the exons ATGGCGTCCGCGGTGGGCTCCGAACCGGAGGAGACGCGGCGGCGCCCGCAGGGACACCTCGGCCCGGGGgacacggaggaggaggag ggccagAGCGATGAGGCGCTGCCCCTCAACCTGGGGGAGCTGGACCTGACCTCCGAAGAGTTCATCCTGGACGAAGTGGACA ttcACATCCAAGCCAACCTGGAGGATGCCTTGGTGCAGGAGGCCCTGAAGACG CAGGGGGTGGATCTCCGCCAGTACTCCAAGCAGGTGGAGCAGGAGCTGCAGCAGATCGAAAACGCCTCCATCAAGGACT ACATTAAGGAGAGCAAGAACATTGCCTCCCTGCACACCCAGATCACGGCCTGTGACGCCGTCCTGGAG cgCATGGAAGCCATGCTGAGCTCCTTCCAGTCCGACCTGAGCAGCATCAGCTGTGAGATCCAGACGCTGCAGGAGCAGTCAGTCGCCATGAACGTCCGGCTGCGCAACCGCCAGGCTGTCCGCGGCCGCCTCTCCCAGCTGGTGGACGAGCTGGTGGTGCCCAACGTCATGATCAG CACCATCCTGGAGACGCCGGTGACTGAGCAGGCCTTCCTGGAGCAGCTGCACGAGCTGAACAACAAGATCAACGCCGTCAAGGAGCAGGCCTTCCGCGAGACCATGGCCTGCACGGACGTGGCCGACATCCTGGACAAGCTGAAGGCCAAG GCGGTGGCCAAGATCCGAGAGTTCATCCTGCAGAAAGTCTACTCCTTCCGCAAACCCATGACCAACTACCAGATCCCCCAGAATGCCCTGCTCAAGTACAG GTTTTTCTACCAGTTCCTGCTGGGCCACGAGAGGCTCATCGCCAAGGAGGTGCGGGACGAGTACGTGGACACCATGAGCAAGATCTACCTCAGCTACTTCAAGTCCTACACCAACCGGCTGATGAAGCTCCAG TACGAGGAGGTGGCTGAAAAGGACGACCTGATGGGGGTGGAAGACACCGGCAAGAAGG GCTTCTTCTCCAAGCCGTCTCTCCGCAGCCGGAACACCATCTTCACCCTGGGCAACCGGGGGAATGTGATCAGCAGCGCCGAGCTGGAAGGACCCATCATCGTGCCCCACTCGGCACAGAAGAGCGACGTCCGG tatCCGTTTGAGTCTCTCTTTCGGAGCCAGCACTACGCCCTGCTGGACAACAGCTGCCGGGAATACCTCTTCCTCTGCGACTTCTTCCTGGTGGCCGGGACCCCCGCCCTGGACCTCTTCAATGCCGTCATGGGCAAGACCCTCACCATGTTCCTC aAGCACATGGACGCCTACGTGAGCGACTGCTACGACAGCATCGCCGTCTTTCTCTGCATCCACATCGTCCTGCGCTTCAAGGCCCTCGTGGGGAAGCGCAACGTCCCGGCCATCGACAA ATACTGGGACACGTTGCTGGAGCTGCTCTGGCCGCGATTTGAGTACATCCTGGAGCTGAACATCCACAGCATCCAGAGCACGGACCCCCAGAAGCTGGGCTTCCTGGACACGCGGCCCCACTAC ATCACCCGGCGGTACGCAGAGTTCTCCTCGGCCATCGTCAGCATCAACCAGACCTTCTCCCACGAGAGGACTTTGGCCCTGTTGGGGCAGCTTCAG ACCGAAGTGGAGAACTTTGTCCTGCGTGTGGCGGCCGAATTCTCCTCCCGCACCGAACAGCTCATCTTCCTCATCAACAACTACGACATGATGCTTGGCGTCCTGATG GAACGAGCAGTGGAGGAGAGCAAAGAGGTGGAGGGCTTCCAGCAGCTGCTCAATGCCCGGACACAG GAGTTCATCGAGGAGCTCCTGGCCCCTGGGTTCGGGGGCATGATTGCCTTCGTGAAGGAGGTGGAGGGGCTGGCTGAGCGGGGCCAGCTGGAACGCCTGCGAGGGGAGGAAG CCCGGGTGACACAGCTGGTGCGCGGCTTCGCCGCAACCTGGAAGACCTCAGTGGAGACTCTCAGCCAGGACGTCATGCGCTCCTTCACCAACTTCAAGAACGGGACCACCATCATCCAG GGGGCGCTGACACAGCTGATCCAGTACTACCACCGCTTCCACAAGGTTCTGGCGCTGCCCCCCCTCAAGTCGTTGCCCGTCCGCTCGGAGCTGATCAACATCCACCACCTGATGGTCGAGGTGAAGAAACACCGGCCCAACTTCTGA